A genome region from Hevea brasiliensis isolate MT/VB/25A 57/8 chromosome 7, ASM3005281v1, whole genome shotgun sequence includes the following:
- the LOC110673673 gene encoding uncharacterized protein LOC110673673 → MEGMEQWRNEAKQWLQQGIEYAHQIPPTQLYAAAAVLLLTTLFFLIIRLFKRTKSSTIVLTGLTGSGKTVLFYQLRDGSSHQGTVTSMEPNEGTFILHSESSKKGKIKPVHLVDVPGHSRLRPKLDEFLPQAAGIVFVVDALEFLPNLRGVSEYLYDILTKASVVKRKVPVLICCNKADKVTAHSKEFIRKQLEKEIDKLRVSRSGISEADVANEFTLGIPGEAFSFSHCSNKVTIAESSGLTGEISQVEQFIREHVRP, encoded by the exons atggAAGGAATGGAGCAGTGGAGAAACGAAGCGAAACAATGGTTGCAACAAGGGATTGAATATGCCCATCAGATACCTCCCACTCAGCTCTATGCTGCTGCTGCCGTCTTGCTTCTCACCACCCTTTTCTTCTTAATCA ttcGCTTGTTCAAGCGCACAAAATCTAGCACCATTGTGCTCACTGGGCTCACTGGGAGTGGGAAAACTGTTCTTTTCTATCAA CTTCGAGATGGTTCTTCACATCAGGGCACAGTTACTTCAATGGAACCAAACGAGGGCACTTTCATTCTACATTCTGAAAGCTCTAAG AAAGGCAAAATAAAGCCTGTTCATCTTGTTGATGTTCCTGGGCATTCTCGCCTTCGACCCAAACTAGATGAGTTCTTGCCTCAAGCTGCTGGCATAGTATTTGTTGTTGATGCTTTGGAATTTTTGCCCAACTTACGTGGAGTTTCAGA GTATCTTTATGATATTTTGACCAAGGCAAGTGTTGTCAAAAGGAAAGTTCCAGTTCTCATATGTTGTAACAAGGCTGACAAAGTGACAGCACATAGCAAGGAGTTCATCCGAAAACAATTGGAGAAAGAAat TGACAAATTGCGAGTATCAAGAAGTGGAATATCAGAAGCTGATGTTGCAAATGAGTTCACTCTTGGCATCCCTGGGGAAGCGTTTTCATTCTCTCATTGCAGTAACAAAGTTACCATTGCTGAATCTTCTGGTTTGACAGGCGAGATATCTCAGGTGGAACAGTTCATCAGAGAACATGTAAGGCCCTAA